The window TGTCAGCGGTTTGGCCCGGCCGCACGCGCCGGGGACACTCTCCGCACCTGATACACCCCTTCTATCTTCCGTATTCGTTCGATCAGGCGCTCCACCTGCCCTCGACCGCCCACTTCGGCGACCAGACTGATCGTCCCGCGCTGCTGCTCGTCCACGCCCGCGGCCGCGTGCTGGATGTTGATCCGCTCCTTCTCCAGCAGCTCGGCCACCCGCGCGAGCATCCCCGGACGATTTTCGGTAAGGACGAACACGCCGACGCTGAAGCCGCCCCCCTCGTTCCCGTCCGCCCATTCGACGTCGATCCGGCGGTCCAGTTCGACGAAGAGCGCCTCGAGGTTCGGGCAGTCGTCGCGGTGGACGGAGACGCCCTTGCCGCGGGTGATGTAGCCGACGATGCCATCGCCGGGGATCGGGTTGCAGCACCTGGCGAGCGTGATCAGCGTGTCCCCCACGCCGCGGACGAGGACCTTGTCCCCCTTCCGCGCGAAGAGGCGCTGCGCCCGCTCCAGCAGCGATGGATCGGTCGCCGGAACCGCCTTCGGGGCCGCGACGGCGAAGAACTGCTGCGGCGTCACGCGCCCCCGGCCGAGGGCGGCGTGGAGCGCGTCCATGTCCTCGACCTTCAGCTCGGCGAGCGCCGCCGCGCGCCGCTCCTCGGCGATGTTCTTCAGCGAGAGGCCGAGCTTCCGCGCTTCCTTTTCGAGCAGCGACTTCCCCAGCTCGATCGAGCGGGCGTGCTCGACCTGCTTGAGGAACGCCCGGATCTTGCTCCGGGCGCGCGTCGTCTTGGCGACGGCCAGCCAGTCCCGGCTCGGCTGGTGGCCGGCCTGGGTGACGATCTCCACCTGGTCGCCGTTCTTGAGGTCCGTCTTGAGCGGCAGGAGGCGGCCGTTGACCCGCGCCCCGACGCACTGGTGGCCGACCTCGGTGTGGACTGCGTAGGCGAAGTCGAGCGGCGTCGCGCCGCGCGGGAGGTTGATCACCTTCCCCCGCGGAGTGAAGACGTAGACTTCCCGCGGGTAGAGGTCGATCTTCACCAGCTTCAGGAACTCCCGCGAGTCGCGGATGTCCTTCTGCCACTCCATGACCTGCCGCAGCCACTGCACGCCGGCGAGCTCGCGGTCGGTCATCTGCCCCTTTTCCTTGTACTGCCAGTGGGCGGCGATCCCCTCCTCCGCCAGGCGGTGCATCTCGAAGGTGCGGATCTGGACCTCGAAGGGGAACCCCCGCTCCGACATCACGGTCGTGTGCAGCGACTGGTACAGGTTGGGCTTGGGCATCGCGATGTAGTCCTTGATCCGCCCCGGCACCGGCGGCCAGAACGAATGGACGATGCCCAGCGCCCCGTAGCAGTCCTTGACGCTCGACGTCAGGAGGCGCATCGCCACGACGTCGTAGACCTGCTCGACCTCGATCCCCTGCGCCTGCATCTTGCGCCAGATCGAGTAGACGCTCTTCAGCCGGCCGCTGATGTCGGCCTCGATCCCGTGCTCGGCCAGCCCGGCGCGGAGCCGCTCCTTGACCTCGGCGATCAGCTCCTCCGCCGCGGCCGCGCGGTCCTCGATCCGCCGCGAGAGGTTGGCGAACGCCTCCGGCTCGGCGTACTTCAGCGCCAGGTCCTCGAGCTCGGCGCGGAAGCGGCCGAGGCCGAGGCGGTTGGCCAGCGGCACGTAGATGTCGAGCGTCTCCTGCGCGATCCGCCGCTGCTTGTCCTCCGGCATGTACTGCAGCGTGCGCATGTTGTGGAGGCGGTCGGCCAGCTTGACGAGGATCACCCGGATGTCCTCGACCATCGCGAGGATCATCTTGCGGAGGTTCTCGGCCTGCCGTTCCTCGTCCGAGCTGTACTTGATCTTCGACAGCTTCGTCACGCCGTCGACGAGGGCCGCGACCTCCTTGCCGAACTTGGCGCGGATCTCGTCGAGCGGGACGTGGACGTCCTCGACGACGTCGTGCAGGAACCCCGTGGCGATCGTCTGGACGTCGAGCCCGAGCTCGGCGAGGAGGTAGGCGACCTCGAGCGGGTGGACGAGGTACGGCTCGCCGGAGCGCCTCGTCTGGCCGCGGTGCGCCAGCGCGCTGTAGACGTAGGCGCGCCTAAGAAAGTCGAGGTCGGCGTCCGCACGGTGCCGCTCGACCCGCTCTTGAATGTCTTCGTAGCGGATCACGGGGGCTTCCCTTGCCGGATTATAGGGGCGCCGCTCCCGAATGCGCGAAGGGGCGGCCGGCGGCCGCCCCTTCGTTCGGATCGTGCGTCGGCGACGCGGGGCTCAGGCCCGCGCCCCCTTGGTTCCCCGCGCCGGGCGGACCGGCGCCTTGCCGGCGGCGGTCGCCGCGTGGGCGGAACCCTTGAGGCCGAAGATCTTCAGCCAGATCGTGAGGACCGGGCTGGCGATGTAGATCGAGGAGTAGGTCCCGACGATGATCCCGACCAGCAGGACGAACGAGAACGGCCGCAGCACCGGGCCGCCGAAGAGGAACAGCGCCAGCACCGAGAGCCAGGTCAGGAACGACGTGATGACCGTCCGCGACAGCGTCTGGTTGATCGAGTCGTTGATCGTGTCCTCGAACTTGGCCGACCCGCGGACCTTCATGTTCTCGCGGATGCGGTCGAAGATCACGACCGTGTCGTTCATCGAGTAGCCGATCAGCGTCAGGAAGGCCGCGACCACCGGCAGGTTCGCCTCGTAGCCGGAAAGGCTGAACAGCCCCAAGGTGAAGATCGTGTCGTGGACGAGGGCGACGATCGCGCCGAGGCCCCACTGGAAGTGGAACCGGAACCAGATGTAGACCAGCATCCCGAGGAGCGCGCCCAAGGTCGCCCAAAGGGCCTTGGAGCGCATCTCGCCGGAGACGGAGGCTTCGATCACGTTCTGGCCGCGCAGCCCGAACGGGCCGACGAAAGCCTTCGACGCGAGCGCCGTCGCCGCCGCCGCCGGGACGCCCGGCGTCCCTTGGGCCTCGGCCACGCTCTGGAAGATGCCGTTGTGCTCCCGGCGGTACTTCGTCAGGGCGTTGGCCGCCGCGTCGGCGTCCGCCGCCGCGAGGCCGTTCTGGACGAGGAACTGCGAGATCGTCACCTGGTCGGCGATGTTGAGGTCGAGCTTGCCCGAGGCGCGGGCGGCCCGCGCTTCGGGGGTGCTCAGCGCGTCGGTGATCCGCCGCGCCAAGTCGCGTTCCTCGCCCGGCCGCCGCTCGGGGAGCCCGGCGCGGACGACGATTTCGCGGTTGTTGGTGTCGCCGATCGCGGTCTTGGCGTCGGCGACGGTCGTCACCGAGACGCTCGGCAGGCCGGCGCCCCCCTCGAGCTCGGAGCGGATCTGGTCGAGGGACGGCGGCTGCACGTAGCGGAGCGAAACCTCGACGCCGCCCGTGAACTCGACCGCCTGCTTGATGCCGTGGATCGGCACGAAGATCAGCGAGAAAGTGATCGTGACCGCGGAGATCCCCAGCCACAGCCACTTCCAGCGCATGAAGTTGATTTTCGGCTCGTGGAACAGCTCGAACATCGGCATTCTCCCCGTCGTCGTCAGATCGAAAGACGCTTGACCTGCCGGCCGCGGATCTCGACGTCGAAGATGAAGCGGCTGACGACGAGCGCGGTGAACAGGTTGGCAAGCAGTCCGACCGTCAAGGAAACGGCGAACCCCTTGACGGGGCCGGTGCCGTAGTTGAACAGGAAGAGCGCCGAGACGATCGTGGTCACGTGGGTGTCGAGGATCGCCGAGAGGGCCTTGGCGAAGCCTTGCTCGACGGCCGCGGGAACGCTTCGCCCGTGCCTCAGCTCCTCGCGGATGCGCTCGAAGATGAGGACGTTGGAGTCCACGGCCATGCCGACCGTCAACGCGTAGCCGGCGATGCCGGGGAGCGTCAGGACGGCGCCGACGCCCGACATGACGGCGGCGAGGATCAGCAGGTTCAGCACCAGCGCGACGATGGCGTTGATCCCCGAGCGCCGGTAGTAGATCAGCATGAAGAGGCAGACGGCGAGCGACCCGATGTAGGAGGCCCGGACGCCGGCGTCGATCGAGTCCTTGCCCAGCGAGGGACCGACCGTCCGTTCTTCGATCGTGTTGACGCGGGCCGGCAGGGCGCCGGCGCGCAGCTGCAGCGCGAGGTCGTCGGCGGTCTGGGGGGTGAAGTTCCCCTCGATCATCCCGCGCATCCCGATCTCGGAGTTGATCCGCGGGGCGGAGATGATCTTGTCGTCGAGGACGATCGGCATCTGGCGGCCGACGTTGGTGCGGGTGAACTTGGCGAAGCGGTCCACGGCGTTGACGTGGAGCTGGAAGTCCACGACCGCGCCGCCGAACTGCCCCTGCCCGCGCCGCGCGTCGGCGAGGTCGGCGCCGGTGATGACCGACGAGCGCTCGACGGCCATCCACTCCGTCGCCGCCTGCTTGCCGGTCTGCCGGTCCGTCTCCTGGTAGGGGAGGATCTCGACGCCCGTCGGGATCTGCCCGCCGAGCATCTGCGCGACCTCTTCCTTCGAGCGGCCGCGGAACGGCCCCATGCCGTCGGCGCGGTAGTAGGCCGAGCGGAGTTCGAGGCGCGCCTGGGTCTGGATCAGGCCCTTGACGCGGCTCGGGTCCTCGACGCCGGGAAGCTCGACGAGGATCCGGTCGCGCTGGTCGCCGCCCAGCCGCTGGATGTTGGTCTCGCTGACGCCGAAGGCGTCCACGCGGTTGCGGATCGTGGTGAGCGCCTGCTTCACCGCGTTGTCGCGGTGGAGGTCCATCTCGCTCGGCGGCATCTGGATCCGCAGTTCGCCCGCGCCGCTCGAGGAGGACCAGTTGCCGAGGTCGTCCTTGATCGCCGCCTCGACGTCGCCGCCGCGGCCGGCCGGGATGTCGGAAACGATCACCTGCCCGCCGTCGGCGCTGCTGACGCGGACGGTCGGGAACCCTTCCTTCCGCAGCTTCTCCGCCACGCGCGTGGCCATCGCGTCGGCCGCGGCCTTGACCGCGTCGTCGGTGACGACCTGCATCACGAGGTGGGAGCCGCCCTTAAGGTCGAGTCCCAGGCTCATGTTCAGGAACGGGCGTCCCTCGCGCGGCCAGGAGAAGAACAGAGCCCAGGCCGTCACGGCGAGGATCAGCCCAAGTTTCCACCACGGATTCTTCACGGCGTGTCCCCTTCGGTCTTCCCGGCCACG of the bacterium genome contains:
- the secF gene encoding protein translocase subunit SecF; amino-acid sequence: MPMFELFHEPKINFMRWKWLWLGISAVTITFSLIFVPIHGIKQAVEFTGGVEVSLRYVQPPSLDQIRSELEGGAGLPSVSVTTVADAKTAIGDTNNREIVVRAGLPERRPGEERDLARRITDALSTPEARAARASGKLDLNIADQVTISQFLVQNGLAAADADAAANALTKYRREHNGIFQSVAEAQGTPGVPAAAATALASKAFVGPFGLRGQNVIEASVSGEMRSKALWATLGALLGMLVYIWFRFHFQWGLGAIVALVHDTIFTLGLFSLSGYEANLPVVAAFLTLIGYSMNDTVVIFDRIRENMKVRGSAKFEDTINDSINQTLSRTVITSFLTWLSVLALFLFGGPVLRPFSFVLLVGIIVGTYSSIYIASPVLTIWLKIFGLKGSAHAATAAGKAPVRPARGTKGARA
- a CDS encoding bifunctional (p)ppGpp synthetase/guanosine-3',5'-bis(diphosphate) 3'-pyrophosphohydrolase — protein: MIRYEDIQERVERHRADADLDFLRRAYVYSALAHRGQTRRSGEPYLVHPLEVAYLLAELGLDVQTIATGFLHDVVEDVHVPLDEIRAKFGKEVAALVDGVTKLSKIKYSSDEERQAENLRKMILAMVEDIRVILVKLADRLHNMRTLQYMPEDKQRRIAQETLDIYVPLANRLGLGRFRAELEDLALKYAEPEAFANLSRRIEDRAAAAEELIAEVKERLRAGLAEHGIEADISGRLKSVYSIWRKMQAQGIEVEQVYDVVAMRLLTSSVKDCYGALGIVHSFWPPVPGRIKDYIAMPKPNLYQSLHTTVMSERGFPFEVQIRTFEMHRLAEEGIAAHWQYKEKGQMTDRELAGVQWLRQVMEWQKDIRDSREFLKLVKIDLYPREVYVFTPRGKVINLPRGATPLDFAYAVHTEVGHQCVGARVNGRLLPLKTDLKNGDQVEIVTQAGHQPSRDWLAVAKTTRARSKIRAFLKQVEHARSIELGKSLLEKEARKLGLSLKNIAEERRAAALAELKVEDMDALHAALGRGRVTPQQFFAVAAPKAVPATDPSLLERAQRLFARKGDKVLVRGVGDTLITLARCCNPIPGDGIVGYITRGKGVSVHRDDCPNLEALFVELDRRIDVEWADGNEGGGFSVGVFVLTENRPGMLARVAELLEKERINIQHAAAGVDEQQRGTISLVAEVGGRGQVERLIERIRKIEGVYQVRRVSPARAAGPNR
- the secD gene encoding protein translocase subunit SecD, yielding MKNPWWKLGLILAVTAWALFFSWPREGRPFLNMSLGLDLKGGSHLVMQVVTDDAVKAAADAMATRVAEKLRKEGFPTVRVSSADGGQVIVSDIPAGRGGDVEAAIKDDLGNWSSSSGAGELRIQMPPSEMDLHRDNAVKQALTTIRNRVDAFGVSETNIQRLGGDQRDRILVELPGVEDPSRVKGLIQTQARLELRSAYYRADGMGPFRGRSKEEVAQMLGGQIPTGVEILPYQETDRQTGKQAATEWMAVERSSVITGADLADARRGQGQFGGAVVDFQLHVNAVDRFAKFTRTNVGRQMPIVLDDKIISAPRINSEIGMRGMIEGNFTPQTADDLALQLRAGALPARVNTIEERTVGPSLGKDSIDAGVRASYIGSLAVCLFMLIYYRRSGINAIVALVLNLLILAAVMSGVGAVLTLPGIAGYALTVGMAVDSNVLIFERIREELRHGRSVPAAVEQGFAKALSAILDTHVTTIVSALFLFNYGTGPVKGFAVSLTVGLLANLFTALVVSRFIFDVEIRGRQVKRLSI